One window of Hydractinia symbiolongicarpus strain clone_291-10 chromosome 3, HSymV2.1, whole genome shotgun sequence genomic DNA carries:
- the LOC130636064 gene encoding UDP-GlcNAc:betaGal beta-1,3-N-acetylglucosaminyltransferase-like protein 1 → MMPLVSVIIPVFNAAKYLEEAFASILNQTWKESLEISIFNDASTDNSTVICDHWSQEFFKSGISVLISHNKTGKPCGVGFAKNQAIRQSNGKYLCFFDADDVMLPQRIEMQLKIAKTDETAIIGSCYTRIPESSTQRYTIWSNTLSQEQLYTQVYTSFGPTLINPTWFCSRKVFDVSGMFCEIQDGFPEDLEFYYRHLECNGKLIKIEIPLLIYRYHQSSASFNVHENTIWNLRVKQLQKHVLSAWTSFTIWNAGKQGRKFYKSLTKENRCKVVAMCDVDKKKIDKGFYNCDRFKNEECHSRIPIIHFSNAIPPFIICVKLNLSNGSFEENLKSLNLTEGIDYYHFN, encoded by the coding sequence ATGATGCCTCTGGTATCTGTTATTATTCCTGTATTTAATGCAGCCAAGTATTTAGAAGAGGCATTTGCATCTATTCTTAATCAGACATGGAAGGAATCTCTGGAGATTTCAATCTTTAATGATGCGAGCACCGATAATTCAACTGTTATTTGTGATCATTGGAGCCAAGAGTTTTTCAAAAGTGGTATTTCAGTCCTCATTTCACATAATAAAACTGGAAAACCTTGTGGGGTGGGTTTTGCTAAAAACCAAGCTATACGTCAAAGCAATGGTaagtatttatgtttttttgacGCTGATGATGTTATGTTGCCTCAACGAATTGAAATGCAGCTTAAGATAGCTAAAACAGACGAGACTGCAATAATTGGCTCTTGCTATACAAGAATACCAGAGAGCTCTACTCAGAGGTACACTATTTGGAGCAACACTTTATCACAGGAGCAATTATACACACAGGTATATACATCATTTGGACCAACATTAATTAATCCAacttggttttgttccaggaaAGTATTTGATGTTTCTGGAATGTTCTGTGAAATACAAGATGGGTTCCCTGAAGACCTTGAGTTCTATTATAGGCATCTTGAATGCAATGGAAAACTAATAAAGATTGAAATTCCGTTATTAATTTACAGATACCATCAGAGTTCCGCATCATTTAATGTTCATGAAAACACAATATGGAACTTGCGTGTGAAACAACTGCAGAAACATGTTTTATCTGCCTGGACCAGTTTCACAATTTGGAATGCTGGAAAACAAGGTCGGAAGTTTTACAAGTCTTTAACAAAAGAAAATCGATGTAAAGTTGTGGCTATGTGTgatgttgataaaaaaaagattgatAAAGGGTTTTACAACTGTGACAGGTTTAAAAATGAAGAATGTCATTCACGTATACCCATTATACACTTCAGCAATGCAATACCACCATTTATTATTTGTGTTAAATTAAATCTTTCAAATGGATCCtttgaagaaaatttaaaatcattgaATTTGACGGAAGGTATAGATTATTATCATTTTAATTGA